Within the Streptomyces sp. NBC_00353 genome, the region GAAGCCGGGGCGCCGCCCCGGCTTCGGGAACGGGGCAACCGCGCCCGATAGCATGCCCGTGTACGGATCAACCACGCGACCGAGGAGCCCGGCCATGGCGGGAGAACCGCAGCCCGACTGCCTGTTCTGCAAGATCGTCTCGGGAGACGTCCCGGCAACCATCGTCCGCGAGACCGAGACGACCGTCGCCTTCCGCGACATCAACCCCCAGGCCCCCACCCACATCCTCGTCATCCCGCGCGTCCACCACCGCGACGCCGCCACCCTCGCCGCCGCCGAACCGCAGATCGCCGCCGACATACTGCGCGAGGCCGGGCACGTCGCCGCCGACGAGAAGATCACCGACACCGGTTACCGGGTCGTCTTCAACACCGGCGCCGGTGCCGGGCAGACCGTCTTCCACGCGCACGCCCACATC harbors:
- a CDS encoding histidine triad nucleotide-binding protein gives rise to the protein MAGEPQPDCLFCKIVSGDVPATIVRETETTVAFRDINPQAPTHILVIPRVHHRDAATLAAAEPQIAADILREAGHVAADEKITDTGYRVVFNTGAGAGQTVFHAHAHILGGRGMQWPPG